Proteins encoded together in one Impatiens glandulifera chromosome 1, dImpGla2.1, whole genome shotgun sequence window:
- the LOC124929837 gene encoding GRAS family protein RAM1-like: MKTEIPPTNNRKQTDESTTPANVNKQNGIMINNYSANNIIDHNTLSLPPIKLEAPDGISALINSEEEKFQTPPDQSSSSSSFWVESLFSDQLTDGDFMISSPVRNHDHNHNHHYGYVSSSSSSSVIVQPSPLGNNHNNNNSSSYSNNSGANNNIKGKGLSPLHRAFNSPNNQYMQPDSIWLPALESLFDDFQRDDVDFMPFSPMKGMEDELLDCLTQPNPSRFFLESMATHDDIVVVDTQQQLVNNNNNNNYQMKTSLSSISLSQQLQLEDLEDHKQPLPPAPSHVVPDQVLDRNDLKEQDSGLELVHLLLACAEAVAKEEYMIARRYLHNLNRVVSNIGDSMQRVASYFTEALSTRLASTLVTTATSSRPFINPFPPNSLEILKIYQILYQACPYIKFAHFTANQAIFEAFETEERVHVIDLDILQGYQWPAFMQALASRQSGVPFLRITGIGPSPEAVRETGRCLNELAQSLHLPFEFHPVGEQLEDLRPHMFNRRVGEALAVNSVGRLHEVPGNSLGGLLSMIRDQAPNIVTIVEQEASHNGPYFLGRFLEALHFYSAIFDSLDATFPIDSTQRAKVEQCIFAEEIKNIVACEGAERVVRHERLQKWRKTMEGKGFKAVPLSANAVSQSRMLLEMYPCDGYRLTEDAGCLLLGWQDRAIIAASAWRC; the protein is encoded by the exons ATGAAGACCGAAATCCCACCAACAAACAATCGAAAACAAACCGACGAATCAACAACACCCGCCAATGTTAACAAGCAGAATGGGATCATGATCAATAACTACTCCGCCAACAACATTATTGATCATAACACCCTCAGCCTCCCACCAATCAAACTCGAGGCCCCAGATGGAATATCAGCACTGATCAATAGCGAAGAAGAAAAATTCCAAACCCCTCCTGATCAAAGTAGCAGCAGCAGCTCCTTCTGGGTTGAATCTCTCTTCTCAGATCAATTGACCGACGGTGATTTCATGATCTCTTCTCCGGTTAGGAATCACGATCACAATCACAATCACCATTACGGTTATGTctcatcatcgtcatcatcttcAGTAATAGTACAGCCAAGTCCACTTGGtaataatcataataacaataatagtaGCAGTTATAGTAATAATAGTGGAgccaataataatattaaagggAAAGGGTTGAGTCCTCTTCATAGAGCGTTTAATTCACCAAACAATCAGTATATGCAGCCTGATAGTATTTGGCTTCCTGCTTTAGAAagtttgtttgatgattttcAAAGAGATGACGTTGATTTCATGCCCTTTTCTCCGATGAAAGGGATGGAAGACGAACTTTTGGATTGCTTAACTCAACCGAACCCTTCTAGATTCTTTCTCGAGTCTATGGCTACTCATGATGACATAGTTGTCGTCGACACTCAACAGCAgctagttaataataataataataataattaccaAATGAAAACTTCTCTTTCGAGCATCTCTTTGTCACAGCAGCTTCAATTAGAAGATCTGGAAGATCATAAGCAACCGCTGCCACCTGCCCCATCACATGTCGTTCCTGACCAG GTTTTAGACAGGAACGACCTTAAG GAACAAGATAGCGGGCTTGAACTTGTTCATCTTTTGCTAGCATGCGCGGAAGCGGTTGCGAAAGAAGAGTACATGATAGCAAGAAGGTATCTTCACAACCTCAACCGTGTTGTTAGTAACATAGGGGACTCCATGCAACGTGTTGCGTCTTACTTTACCGAGGCCCTCTCCACCCGCCTCGCATCCACACTCGTGACCACAGCCACATCTAGCCGACCCTTCATCAACCCTTTCCCTCCCAACTCCCTCGAAATTCTCAAGATCTACCAAATCCTTTACCAAGCATGTCCGTACATCAAGTTTGCACATTTCACCGCCAATCAAGCTATCTTCGAGGCATTCGAGACCGAAGAGCGTGTCCATGTCATCGACCTCGATATCCTCCAGGGTTACCAATGGCCCGCCTTCATGCAGGCACTGGCATCTCGCCAGAGCGGGGTTCCATTTTTACGTATTACAGGCATTGGACCATCTCCCGAGGCTGTTCGGGAGACGGGACGATGCCTGAATGAACTGGCACAATCTCTACACCTTCCGTTCGAGTTCCACCCAGTCGGGGAGCAACTCGAGGATCTCAGGCCCCACATGTTCAACCGTCGGGTCGGGGAAGCACTAGCGGTTAATTCGGTTGGTCGGCTCCACGAGGTCCCAGGTAACAGCCTCGGGGGGCTACTTTCTATGATAAGAGACCAAGCCCCGAACATTGTAACGATCGTGGAGCAAGAAGCGAGTCACAATGGACCCTACTTCCTAGGTCGGTTCCTTGAGGCGCTTCACTTCTACTCGGCGATATTTGACTCGTTAGATGCAACGTTCCCAATTGACTCGACTCAGAGGGCGAAGGTGGAGCAATGCATATTCGCAGAGGAGATAAAGAACATAGTGGCTTGCGAGGGGGCGGAGAGGGTGGTGAGGCACGAGAGGCTTCAGAAGTGGAGGAAGACAATGGAAGGAAAAGGGTTCAAAGCAGTGCCACTCAGTGCAAACGCGGTTAGCCAGTCGAGAATGTTGCTTGAAATGTACCCTTGCGATGGTTATAGACTGACCGAGGATGCCGGATGCCTCCTTTTGGGGTGGCAAGATAGGGCTATCATTGCTGCTTCTGCATGGCGgtgttga
- the LOC124918173 gene encoding membrane-anchored ubiquitin-fold protein 4-like isoform X1: MLMPDDDLVELKFRLYDGTDIGPFRYSPASTVAMLKERIVSEWPKDKKIAPKAANDVKLINAGRILENSKTVAQCRIPFGELPIGVITMHVVVQPSLVKAKTEKKVDEVPRKNACGCYIL, from the exons ATGCTG ATGCCGGACGACGATTTGGTAGAGCTCAAGTTCCGATTGTACGATGGCACCGACATCGGGCCTTTTCGATACTCACCTGCTTCAACTGTAGCCATGCTCAAGGAGAGGATTGTTTCAGAGTGGCCTAAAG ATAAAAAGATTGCACCAAAGGCAGCAAATGACGTCAAATTGATTAATGCTGGAAGAATCCTGGAGAATAGTAAAACTGTTGCCCAGTGCAGGATTCCCTTTGGTGAGCTTCCAATTGGTGTCATCACAATGCATGTTGTCGTACAACCATCCTTAGTAAAAGCAAAAACAG AAAAAAAGGTTGACGAGGTTCCAAGGAAAAATGCATGTGGGTGTTACATACTCTAA
- the LOC124918173 gene encoding membrane-anchored ubiquitin-fold protein 4-like isoform X2 translates to MPDDDLVELKFRLYDGTDIGPFRYSPASTVAMLKERIVSEWPKDKKIAPKAANDVKLINAGRILENSKTVAQCRIPFGELPIGVITMHVVVQPSLVKAKTEKKVDEVPRKNACGCYIL, encoded by the exons ATGCCGGACGACGATTTGGTAGAGCTCAAGTTCCGATTGTACGATGGCACCGACATCGGGCCTTTTCGATACTCACCTGCTTCAACTGTAGCCATGCTCAAGGAGAGGATTGTTTCAGAGTGGCCTAAAG ATAAAAAGATTGCACCAAAGGCAGCAAATGACGTCAAATTGATTAATGCTGGAAGAATCCTGGAGAATAGTAAAACTGTTGCCCAGTGCAGGATTCCCTTTGGTGAGCTTCCAATTGGTGTCATCACAATGCATGTTGTCGTACAACCATCCTTAGTAAAAGCAAAAACAG AAAAAAAGGTTGACGAGGTTCCAAGGAAAAATGCATGTGGGTGTTACATACTCTAA